The nucleotide sequence GAGCCAATAAGATGTCATGATGGAGTGGATGTTGGATGGTCAAACTTGTCGGATATGAATGTTCACGAGGGAAAGCTTCTTGGTTGCTCATACAATCAAAATTGTGTAGGCGTGTGGGTTGTGGACCTCTCggtatctctctctccctgCACGCTTTGTTATAGTTTCGCCTGTTCCGTAGTTGTTATCTCTAAGCTCTCCATCCAATTTTCTAATGACATTCTCAGCGCACTGAGCCTATGAGTGGAGGCGCCAATCAGTCAAATTCCCATCCAGAGAAAACATCAGGCTCAGGCAGAGATCAAGCAGGTCTGAACGATAACAGCTCAAAGGTTATTCTCGGAAAGTTGCCTGGTTCCCAGAAAGTGGATCCTTTATTGAAGGAAACAAAGTCTCTTGGAAATTTATCTGTTTCTCAAGACTCGGATCCTttgccaaaagaaacaaagtctACCGGAAGGTCATCAGTATCTCAAAGTTCAGATCCTTTGGTAAAGGAACCAAAGCCTCACGGAAAGTTGTCAGTTACTCATAGCGCAGACGCAGTAAAAGAGTCAAGAACCTTGTCATGTAAGTTTACTTTATCctctattttctttctcttttcgcTCTTTGCTATAATGTTACGGCTTATTATTATTGCATTTTTGGTTTGTCTGCTATTTGCTGAAGCCACAGGAGGTATATCAGACTCTCCTAGTCCTCGCAGGGTTACTTTGACCAATGCTCCGAAAATTGCTTCTGGTGTTTCTACAGTTGTCCCTACTGCCTTAGCTTCAAAGAGGAATTATGGAAAAGCTAACCCAAAGGCGAATCCTCCAGTAGTCAATAAAGAAGATTATTTTCAAGTCATTGTCCCCAGAACAGACCCAATAATTGAGCAGGCATCTGAATCCAGAGCAGAACTTGACATAATTGGAAGAACTATGCCATATTCACTGCAGTCAAAGGCTGCTGATTCTCGAAGGCTGTTGAGCAGCAGAAATGAGCCAGATCGACCAACCAGTTCCCTTCTTGAAAGGTCGCAGTCTCAGCCTATAGAACCAAACACTTTACAAGATGGAAATACATATCCTAGTGACGAAGGTGGCACATGGGATACAGCTGAGAGAACAACTAAAGATAACAGATACAGGGGATTTGGAAGGTTTAGTTCAAGATCACTGGTGAGATCACCTCCGAGCAATTACGACCAAAGCTGTATGTTTAAACGCCTTTCCAGTCTTCCTTTGTTTTAGAGTAAATATGAATGACATTTGATATTGCTCAACTATCTTGGCATCTTAATTACGGAGAACACTTTTATGAGTTTATGAAGGACTtgggtttatatatatgagttccTAGGAATCAGTCTTTAGgtatatatgttgttttttaGTACATTGTTTTAGTAACATAACTTCTTATTTAGTTGGTCCTAGGAATCAGTCTTTTTAGTACGTCTATATTATAGATACGTATGCTGAGTTTTCTGGATCCTGTGCTCAAATCTAAGCTAACTAACTATTTATTTCAGCTGACTTGAGTAGCTATAATGCAAATAGAGATTCAAGTCCTAATGAAAGTCGAAAAGGAGGTAACTCTTTctgaacatttgtttttgtttttcccttttaaTGTGCGTATGAAAAAATTCTCATTATCTGCCTTGACATACTAGGAAGACTGCATTCCCTCGTTCTAAATagggaaagaagaggaagattttCAAACTTTGAGGGTCCTGTTTCGAGTTCTTCTGGTGGAAATATGACTGCACCAAACATTCGCTCTCCCAATATGGTAATGGCAttaaagttttgtgttttttatttgggATCTCGAGGCTATAAAACATGGACTGTAGAAACGAAGAATGAGGAAGGGCAAAATAAAGAGCGACGAGTAGTTTAGTCAGATGTCAGAtcctttttttataaacttaatTTCAACTGATCCTACATCTTCAGCGTTTTAGTAGACATTAAATTTCCCAGTTACCAGTCTTCAACATCTCATATAGTCATGCTTACGCTGTGTTCCTACATCTCAAGCAGAGAGGAAATCATGTGCCAGTTGATCAAGGAATCACTTCTGCTAGCGAAGAAGATATAGTTGCAGACATAATGGGGCAACACGAACAATTTGTCAGCTCTATGCAGTCTCGCTTGGCTAAGTTACAGGTACACCAAGAAAGTTCAGACTATGACAATTCTTTTGGTCTGTTTTACTAATTAGAATGCTAGCAGTAAAATACATAGATTTCCATAAACATTGTTTATCTACTAAAATAGCTTCACCCAATTTGCAGGTAGTCCGTAGATATTGGGAAagaaatgatattaaaaactcGATAAGTTCAATAGAGAAGATGGCTGATAATGCTGTAAGCAACTTCTGTTTGTTTCCTTTCAAATCAATGTATATAAAAACACCgaagtatatatttttcactTACGCAAACTCTCATTATTTCATTTGGTACAGGTCATTGCGGATGTTCTACTTATAGTAAACGAGAGACCTGAAATTTTGACACTGGATACTTGTACCTCCCTTCTTCCCCTTTTGACAGCTCTTCTTGGGAGCAACGTGGACCGGTAAGCTATTTATTATGAAGAACATAATGACATGGTCATCTATCAAACTGTGAATCCgtagctttgttttgtttttgtttttgttttctaataaccGTTTTCTGTCTCTAGTCATTTGAGTGTCTGCCTGGATTTGCTGCTTAAGCTGGTTAGAATGTATGGGTCACAAATTTACTCGTCGCTCTCGGCTCCATCATCTGTTGGTGTAGATATTGAGGCTGAGCAAAGGTTGGTTCGAGCTTCAGTCTTACCTTTCATTGTAACTTTTTCTATTGCAATTTATTCCCTCTTGCaagtcaaaatttttttgttgctatTCAGGATGGAGCGGTACAGTTGTTGCTTTGTTGAACTTGAGAAAATCAAGGCTTGCCTTCCCTCTTTAGCAAGGTGAGTAAATTTCATCTACTGGACAATGAAGAGTTAAAtggttctcttctcttttttgtttttcgtttttaagTCTACTATCTTACGTCTTATATATCTCTTTATGGATATGTAGAAGAGGAAATTTGGTGGCGAAGACACTGCATGAGCTGAACTTAACATTTCAAGAAGTTTCATCGTGATGTTTTTGGATGTGGAGTTTAACAACACTAAAGCTAATTCTACCAAGCTAACCAAAAGAGTCTTTGGAAGACTAAACTAACCCTCGCGTATTGCGTCTGGCCACTGCTCGGGTCGGTACCCTTTGCTTTGCGGGAGCAAATTCTCCACGGTACTGTCTCAGTTTCAAGCTAACTTGGTGTGTAAAGAGCCATTTCGGCTGTTGTATTGATCTAGGTTATCATTTCTTCCACACTATTTAGCTATGTGTTCTAGGTTATCATTTCTTCCACACTGTTTAGCTATGTGTTCTTAAGAGTACAAAAGAGAAGCCTATATTTAACAAAACTGGTTTTCTAGAAGATTCAGATCTTAAAATACTTATAACCAAAATCGGGATTTGTCATTCCCTCTTCCCAATCTCCCAGTCGTTTACCACCAAATACTACTTGTTGAATGCCCAAGTACCTGAAATTTCATATCAACAAAGATTAAAGTTTTCTGCAACAAATAAGGAATCAATCAAAGAGGATATAAGGAAACAAACAAGTTCTCTTGTGTTACTTACTCTGAACTCATAACTGTCAAACAGTTGAGAAGCACATCAAGGGCGAAGATATCCGAAGTACCAAGATCAACCCTACAACAAACATTGCAAGTAAAGTTCAGACTAGTTACACGGTTTTTAAGGAAATGGGTTGCATTATGAAGGACATGTCAGAACAGTTGATTACCACACACGACCCCAATTGTCTTGAAATTCGACATCGCTGATGTCATGAAACGATGAAGGCATCACTTTGAAGCCCTTCTCTCCGTCGTAGAGAGGATCATATTCTAGAGACGAGTTTGCTAGCTGCAATCATAGTTTAGATTATATCATTCAGACCAGAGTGAAGATGACCATGGAAAGAGGACGAAAAACATAACTCGTAACTGAAATAGATGGTGGTGTGATTGATAATAGATAAGGATCAGTAGAAGAAAATACAAACCTGTAAGTTAGATGTGTTGAAAGCGCCCAATCTCCCCATAACATACCATGCCTGTATAACCtgttaacaaaagaaagaaatggaagAAGCATTGAGTCATCACAACAAGACTTGGCGTTTTGCAATCAATAGCAAGAAGAAGATCAATTTCTTACACTTCCAATAAGATCAACATCTCGATCTGAAGGCGTTCCATAGAGCTCAAACCATATAAAGGAATCAACAGGATTGAAACTGCAGTCATCAAAATAAGAATACTGGTCAAATAACAGTGAGTAATTTATGGAATGGGATTCTGAAGTAGTCTCTTATACTCTTATGTGGAGGAACGAATGCAGCAGAAACCAAAGGGAAACACAATACAataaagatgttaaaaaaagtTGCTCACTCTCTGAAGTTAACTTTGAAAGAAAGCACAGAACCAGTCTTCTGCTTCTGGAAATCTTTTCCCTTCTTCCTAAGCCTTTCTTCAACCTGAATAGATTTAGTAAACACATACATGTCAAACTTCAAAATCGATACAAACAACACATAGAAATGTCTGGTCATATAACAAAGAAACTATAACAGAGAAGTAAACTCATTGTAACGAAATCAACAGTAAATATCAAGGAGAGACCCACAAAGTTACCTTCTTTCTCATGAGCTCAGGATTTCCAATGCTATCACCAAGAACAGCTCGaagctcttcatcatctttacaCGCACTTTCCAGTACCCTGCACATATGAATTCCACCAATTCAGCAACAGTTTCACGATAGgcaaaaacacaaacacttggagtgcaaaaagaaagaaagaagtactTGGCCCAAGATGGGTAATCGTGAAGACGATCGTAGTCgcgttttctcttctcttctctaaccTTGAGTAATCTCCTTCCTCTCGCCGACGTCCCTGACCCTTTCTTCGCCGCCGACACTCCGCCGTTATTGTCACCGGCGTGGTTGTCGGAATTAGCAGAAACAGCGACGAGAGTGGGAAGATTACGTTTGTGGGGAGAGAATGGTTGTGTCTGAGTGATAAAGAAGGGAGAGAAAGCGAAATTGAGATTCATGGTGCATGAAGATGACAGCGATAAGAGATTACTTTCGTACATTTTCTTGTTCGATCTATTCGCGTTTTCGGATTCAGTAACTAAACAAGCTCGCTCGAGTTTGTGTTTCCTGCGGTCTTGTTTATGAAATTTTGCTCTTTCACATTTTCATCGGATTACAACAATTTCAAACTCGGTTCAATCCGGTTAAGACTAACTTGGGTCTATATGAATAGCAAACCGGAATACCATAACCGAACTGAAAACTGTAGGTTGGAAGTTGGAACAACATCCCTCATAGTAGTCCTAGGCTCATAGCTTAGCACGTTGGACACAAAACCTGACTTCTTGCTGGTTCTTATGATCATGTGCTCACATGATCACTATCCACTTCTCTCGCTAATTGACTGCGGTTTATACCTACACCTTCGACTACTTCTGTAGTTATGGCTGCAACAAAAGGTTGCAGCAAACGAACCACCACATTGACCTTAAAAGACTCAAATTTGCTCCAAAAAAATACCTTTAAACACTCACAGGAATCGATTCTTTAACACTCTCATGCAATTTGATAAGAATCAGTATGGCTACTAATTTAAAGACTCTCTCCTACAAAGATCTTAAAATGCAATAGACAACTGCAATGTAATTCATCCAAACAAGTACCTAGAAAAAATCTGATGTCATTCCTTTTAGTTCCTGATCCTAAACTACAAACAAAGATTTCTGTATAAGAATCAACCGTTAACACTCACAGAGTTACAGAAACCAGTTTCTTAAAAACCTTCATACCCACTACAATGGACTTCATAACCCCACAACGAATTATAGACTTTGAGgataaaataaattcaaatgttGATCTGAAGAGACCCCAAGACTTCCAAGCTTTGTCAATGGATCAAGAATCCGCTTTTTATTTCTCCaacataagaagaaacaaagcaatAGAGGATTCAAGAATGGGTGAAATCTTATGTATATAATAAGCTAAAATGTATACAAAAGGgtacatacaaacaaacaaacccattcATTCACAAAAGATTTTTCTCAAATCTCTAATTAACatcagaaagagaaagaagaaagcttttgcCTTTTTTTCCGATTCAATCACGAATCAATTAACTCAAACTCATCTTCCTTAAGATGCGTAAAGAACTTAACAGGACCACGACCTTCAATCTCTTTCACAAACTGTACCTTAAACGGCAGATTAGCTGAGATTCGTTTTCCTTTCCAAAGAACGACGTAATCTTTGATAAAACCTTCCATCCCCATCAATTCAACCTCTGGAACACGAACCACATGGTAAACTTTCAACGGCGCCGTAACCCTAACCCTAGCCCCAATCTTCTCCTTGGCTTTCTCatcttcctccttctcctccagTGACGTC is from Camelina sativa cultivar DH55 chromosome 20, Cs, whole genome shotgun sequence and encodes:
- the LOC104769050 gene encoding katanin p80 WD40 repeat-containing subunit B1 homolog isoform X1: MNTKRAYKLQEFVAHSAAVNCLKIGRKSSRVLVTGGEDHKVNLWAIGKPNAILSLYGHSSGIDSVTFDASEGLVAAGAASGTIKLWDLQEAKVVRTLTGHRSNCIAVNFHPFGEFFASGSLDTNLKIWDIRKKGCIHTYKGHTRGINVLRFTPDGRWIVSGGEDNVVKVWDLTAGKLLHEFKSHEGQIQSLDFHPHEFLLATGSADKTVKFWDLETFELIGSGGTETTGVRCLTFNPDGKSVLCGLQESLKIFSWEPIRCHDGVDVGWSNLSDMNVHEGKLLGCSYNQNCVGVWVVDLSRTEPMSGGANQSNSHPEKTSGSGRDQAGLNDNSSKVILGKLPGSQKVDPLLKETKSLGNLSVSQDSDPLPKETKSTGRSSVSQSSDPLVKEPKPHGKLSVTHSADAVKESRTLSSTGGISDSPSPRRVTLTNAPKIASGVSTVVPTALASKRNYGKANPKANPPVVNKEDYFQVIVPRTDPIIEQASESRAELDIIGRTMPYSLQSKAADSRRLLSSRNEPDRPTSSLLERSQSQPIEPNTLQDGNTYPSDEGGTWDTAERTTKDNRYRGFGRFSSRSLVRSPPSNYDQSSDLSSYNANRDSSPNESRKGGRLHSLVLNRERRGRFSNFEGPVSSSSGGNMTAPNIRSPNMQRGNHVPVDQGITSASEEDIVADIMGQHEQFVSSMQSRLAKLQVVRRYWERNDIKNSISSIEKMADNAVIADVLLIVNERPEILTLDTCTSLLPLLTALLGSNVDRHLSVCLDLLLKLVRMYGSQIYSSLSAPSSVGVDIEAEQRMERYSCCFVELEKIKACLPSLARRGNLVAKTLHELNLTFQEVSS
- the LOC104769050 gene encoding katanin p80 WD40 repeat-containing subunit B1 homolog isoform X2; its protein translation is MNTKRAYKLQEFVAHSAAVNCLKIGRKSSRVLVTGGEDHKVNLWAIGKPNAILSLYGHSSGIDSVTFDASEGLVAAGAASGTIKLWDLQEAKVVRTLTGHRSNCIAVNFHPFGEFFASGSLDTNLKIWDIRKKGCIHTYKGHTRGINVLRFTPDGRWIVSGGEDNVVKVWDLTAGKLLHEFKSHEGQIQSLDFHPHEFLLATGSADKTVKFWDLETFELIGSGGTETTGVRCLTFNPDGKSVLCGLQESLKIFSWEPIRCHDGVDVGWSNLSDMNVHEGKLLGCSYNQNCVGVWVVDLSRTEPMSGGANQSNSHPEKTSGSGRDQAGLNDNSSKVILGKLPGSQKVDPLLKETKSLGNLSVSQDSDPLPKETKSTGRSSVSQSSDPLVKEPKPHGKLSVTHSADAVKESRTLSSTGGISDSPSPRRVTLTNAPKIASGVSTVVPTALASKRNYGKANPKANPPVVNKEDYFQVIVPRTDPIIEQASESRAELDIIGRTMPYSLQSKAADSRRLLSSRNEPDRPTSSLLERSQSQPIEPNTLQDGNTYPSDEGGTWDTAERTTKDNRYRGFGRFSSRSLVRSPPSNYDQSSDLSSYNANRDSSPNESRKGGRLHSLVLNRERRGRFSNFEGPVSSSSGGNMTAPNIRSPNMRGNHVPVDQGITSASEEDIVADIMGQHEQFVSSMQSRLAKLQVVRRYWERNDIKNSISSIEKMADNAVIADVLLIVNERPEILTLDTCTSLLPLLTALLGSNVDRHLSVCLDLLLKLVRMYGSQIYSSLSAPSSVGVDIEAEQRMERYSCCFVELEKIKACLPSLARRGNLVAKTLHELNLTFQEVSS
- the LOC104769049 gene encoding uncharacterized protein LOC104769049 produces the protein MYESNLLSLSSSCTMNLNFAFSPFFITQTQPFSPHKRNLPTLVAVSANSDNHAGDNNGGVSAAKKGSGTSARGRRLLKVREEKRKRDYDRLHDYPSWAKVLESACKDDEELRAVLGDSIGNPELMRKKVEERLRKKGKDFQKQKTGSVLSFKVNFRDFNPVDSFIWFELYGTPSDRDVDLIGSVIQAWYVMGRLGAFNTSNLQLANSSLEYDPLYDGEKGFKVMPSSFHDISDVEFQDNWGRVWVDLGTSDIFALDVLLNCLTVMSSEYLGIQQVVFGGKRLGDWEEGMTNPDFGYKYFKI
- the LOC104769051 gene encoding ferredoxin-thioredoxin reductase, variable chain, chloroplastic-like — protein: MTSGYALSPAIIAAVRPPSSQDCLSAASVYGRKAINSSSSSSSILVVPTSLSTSYGRSKCAFSISRKNPKSKIRCDTAVKSAASVDADADLSSSTTSLEEKEEDEKAKEKIGARVRVTAPLKVYHVVRVPEVELMGMEGFIKDYVVLWKGKRISANLPFKVQFVKEIEGRGPVKFFTHLKEDEFELIDS